ctatctaaaacTAGCGtggccatcgacgagaatatcgaatctggagaagaaaagagaaaagggagaaaggtctatttacacaatgAAATTTGTAAGGGTTGTGTGGCTTCGCTAAGCAACTGTTTGTCTTAATTTCTTGCATGGCATCCTTTGCCGTGTCGGTGTTGTTTGTCgataaaggcactgagctgagtcGTCACATAACCCCCCTCCTTAGACGGAGTCTGTCCTCAGACTCAGGCAGAAGTCATCACCTGGGTCGTCCTCTCTATCATCGATTTCATCCTCCCATGCTCGTAGCCATTCCTGTAGGCGATTAGGTGGTTCTGATCGTTCTGGGTATCGCTGGTGGTAGTCGCGTATGCGGTGTGGAGAACCCTTGAAGTTGGAAGCTGGGTATCACGCccgatcctcatcaaatcctatccACTTTACTTGATACTGCAATCAACCTTGATATAAATGTGAAGCAAGCACCTCTTCCACCTCCCATTCCTGCTCATCGgccaccacaatcggttCAGGGGCTCGCTTATCTGTCCAGGAAAGGGATCATCGGCTGCTCGTCGTAGCTTGTCAGGTGAAAAGACAGGGTGTATCATCATTGAATCAGGGAGCTCTAATTGGTAGGAGTTATCCACCTGTTTAAGTATTGGGAATggtccagccatctggctatcaagcttcttgtttGGTCGGTCCATTCAATAGTGGTGAAGGGAGAGCCACACCTTATCACCAACATCGAAGTCAATGGGCCGTCATTGTCAGTTTGCTtgtttcttctgctggtCCTAGGCTTGTCCAATTTGCTTGCTTACTGCTGTCCACATTTTCTCTATTTGTTTGGCAGTGTCGTGAGCTCGCTGGGGACTAATTCATTCATCATATGTGTGGCGACTCGACGTCATACAAACGGTTAATATAGACAAACAGCGCCAACATGTCAAACGACGCCATACTAGCAATCTGGGCAAACAAGGGCTTAAGCCTCATCGCACAAGTGTCTATAAAGACCATCCATCGCCTAGGtagatttccttttcttcttcttcctcagaTTCGATGTTCTCGCGATGGCTACACTGGTTTAGATGGGAATACCATTTCGttagtatctactagtccgagcCTGTGACATAACATCGAACCTCgcctttctttttcaacaCGCCTACTTTATTGGTTCGATCCAACGATCATGAAGCCATAGTAGCGTGTCACCCACATTGACCGACCGACCGACCGACCGAACGAATCAGATTGATACCGATAACCGACTGATATGAAGACCCTGCCCAGCATGGCTCGACTGAATGACACCATTTCCCGTCCTAGGGCCAACCGAAACGAGACGAACGATGATGGTACCAACCGAGATGAAGCGAACAACAACACCGACCAAGAAAACCGACGATCCTCTGTCTTCATTGATGGAGACGAGAATGAAGAACGACACCTGGTAACTCTCAATAAGTTCCTGCAATATGCTGCTGAGAAGCCTGAGTGGTTGTACGAGAAGCTCCGATCGATCTGCCAATGCTTTGAAGATGTGTTGATGAACGCGAAGCTCAGCTCGCCGAAGAAGAGCCCCATGGCAAAGTCAAGGATAGAGAGATTGCACTGTTGCACTGTGAGATGGTCGAAATGAAGAGCCAACTCAAGAGACAGACAGATAGTGAAGGCTTAGATGGACTGCATCAGGAAATGGAGCTTGTCAAGCATCAGCTTGCTGAAGTGAAGGCTGAGCGTGATGCATTTGGTAGCCAGATTGCTTGACTGGTGATGGATGGTGTCAATGGCTGTCAATCCTCTCCAACGCCTGTCAACCGCAAGTCAACCAAGATTCCTGATTCCCTGATGCTCACTGATGGAAAGGAGCCTGATTTGAAGACTAATTGCTCCTGATGACTCAGAAACTCGCTGCCAACGCGGGACCACTTTGACACTTCCCAACTTTGAATGGCATATGTGGCTAGccgctgtgaaggcctaAAAGCATATCACCGCTCACATGCAAGACAACGCTATGAATTTGTACACTGACTCAAAGGATATGCTTGACCATCTGAAGACAATCTATAGCAACCCAAACTGTGTTGCCACTGCAAAGTACCAGTTTCAATAACTGCACATGAAAGTTAGTGACAAGTTCCATGATTTCTTCTCTGAGTTCTTGTACCTTGCTGCTAAAGCTAGCGTGGCTGAAGATGATTGTAAGGATGAGCTCTATCACAAACTGATAACTGAGCTCCAGAAGTTGTACATCTGTGACAGCATCAGGGATGACACTTTCCAGGAGTTCTCCAGTGCTGTCTCCCAGACTGCAAGCTGACTTGAAGTTATCAACCACCAGACACAAAGGAATAGGACCTTCGTCCCGTTTCGGTTTGCCCTAGGACGGGAAATGGTGTCATTCAGTCGAGCCATGCTGGGCAGGGTCTTCATATCAGTCGGTTATCGGTATCAATCTGATTCGTTCGGTCGGTCGGTCGGTCGGTCAATGTGGGTGACACGCTACTATGGCTTCATGATCGTTGGATCGAACCAATAAAGTAGGCGtgttgaaaaagaaaggcGAGGTTCGATGTTATGTCACAGgctcggactagtagatactaacgaaatggtattcctatctaaactagtgTAGCCATCGCAAGaacatcgaatctggagaagaaaagagaagagaggaaaaggCCTATTTACATGACGGAATTTGTAGGAGTTGCGTAGCATCGTTTGACGTGTCGGTGTTTGTCGATAAAGgcgctgagctgagccgtcacacatAAAGACGTCAGTGCCCCTCACCCATTCACCCCCCTCATCTTTCTTACAACCTACTGAACTGAACACGTATAAAGCATCATGGCTGCTGCGAATGTTAGTCCCAACCGTATCGAGGCATTCCCAATCACCGCAGGCGCAATCCCCAATGTGACTGCCCCGTCCTCCCCCACCATCCGCTTTCTGGGCCTCAATTCCACCATTGCCTCTGTCGATCTGGGCGTCAAGGCGCCTTTACTTCTATCCGCACTCTTTTTGATATCTATACACCCACCAGCACGATGCTACCGCTCTCAACGCAACATACCCCCTCCGCGGCATCCTGAAGACCAGCGCCATGCACAAGACCATCTCAAACCAGAAGTTCACCATTGATCTCTCGCCGAAGCGGAACGCATTAATCCCAGCTTTGCTACAGCAGTCATTGTCTGACCATGGTTTGAACGAAGTGTTTGAATTCTTTGACACCGTTAGCAATAATTGTGTCCCCAATGTGCTGGACTCACTTAATGTTCTTGCGGGCGTGGAATTGAGACAGGCACACAAAATTTGGATTATGAACTTCAGACTGTGATTATAACCCCAACACCGCGGCGCCGCAATCTGACAACGGATGCGGTTCGCACACGGACCACGCCATTCACAATTATCTTCCAAGATCGGAACCTCTGGTCTCAAGCTCGAGGACGCAAACGCACTCGGTACCCGGGTGCCCGTGTCCGGCGACGCTACCGTGATCCTGACAGGCTGGTGCGCCGTCATCTTGAGCGGTGGCCATATTTCCGCAGCCAGACATCGTGTCCGTCGTGTTCCTGGTGTGCGGAGATTGAGCGCTTTTTTGTTTGTTGCGCCGGATCTCGACGTGCCGCTGAAGCCGTTGGAGGGTGTGTTGCCTGTTAGAAAGTTTTCAGATATGGTTAAGAGGGGGGACATGGATGCTGATACGTTTAAGCAGGTTATGGGAAAGAGGTAAAGTTATAGGGAGGGGAATGAGGAGATGGTGAATGGGGGAGAGTGCTACGCAGGATAGTGAGATTGAGGCATTGATTTAGACCTAGGCCATAGCTCATGGTTTGACTGATAGTATTTAGGAGTTGAATAATTAATGATATCCACGGCATTCTGCCTCAATCTCTTGCCTGTAGCAACTTGACTCCCCTAAGTAATAGAGACCAGCTCCCAAGCTAGTTGTTATAGTAGTCAATCCCATCTCCATCACCAGCATCAGGATCGGAATGTAGATACTTATTCTTTGGAAGCTTAAGATCCCATAGCGCCTGTGAAGCCGGATTCAGTAAGAGCACCATCCTCGAGCTCAACACCACCGGCGACTCTCCCAACAAATCATGAAATGAAGCCTGCATCCGCAACTTATCAACACAGTGCGAAGCATACTGAGCCAACCAATCCGAACGCGGATCATGCGGCGGCAGCTTGCGAAATGCTAAACGCAACGAAGAAACAATTGCAAGCTGCGTGTCCAGAGCCTCTGGCATCTTCAAATCCATAACACTACGTCATCTTGTTGGAGGCCATATCCTGGAGCTCGGTGATGAGGTAGATGCTGCAGAAGATGTAGAGGTGAATGTGTGCTAGTAGGGGGTGGTTTTCGGAGGCGAGGTCTAGCTATGTCGCCGCCGCTGCTGTGGCCACGGTATTTTTAACTTTCCCCTCCCCGTTGACTTGGACATTCTCCGTCTTTAGTGGTTGTGCAGCAGGTTTGGGTGGAAAAGTTAAAATAGTTGGGTATCTGCTTGTAGGTCCATTTGATGGACCGTACGGTTCTTTCTTCTGGGGTCTTCGAAGGTGTATGCTCCTTTCTGGCCTTCTTCGAATCTATCGAGTGCTGAGGCGATAGCTTTGCATTTGGAGCTGAGGAGTTTGTGGTGGATTTTGAAAAATCAGCTTGAGTGTTCTGcctcgatgatgatgatatcggAGTCGAGGAAGCTGGTGGTGTGGTTAGTTTAGCTCAGTTAAGGCTTCTTTGGGAGGTAGGAGGTAGGTACTCGATGTATGAATTGGTTCTTGCGTGTTTGTGCTCATTGTTGTGGAGGAGGGTGAGTTGGTGTTCGACCGCTTGGATAACTAGTCGGCTAGTAATTGGATTGGTGAAAGAGCTCATCGAAATACTAGCAATGAGTCATGTGATAACAAACGGTGTCTCTTCTACTTATTACATTgcttgggggggggggggggtagAAGGGTAGATTCTAAGATTATGTGCCACCAGATGCAGATGACTTGTTGTACACTGGCGGAATAAGGGCTAACGTATTTCACCACCGAGTGGATCACCCCGCCACCACTATTATGTTTGAAGTAGATTTTTATAACCAAAACGTCGTTATATTCAAAGATCTATTTAACAGGGCATGCATTTGCCCTATGGCCTATATCCTTACACTTTCCACATGTTGGTAATCGCCGTCTAGCTGGCTGTAGACCTCAGCAGGCCCACGGGCTAGTGATGAGTGATTAAGATGACATTTTGACTGGTTCATGACAGCCGTTTGCTGTGTCTTTATATCATGGGTTAGTGGAGATGCCAACTCCTGAATCCTGAATCCTGATCCTTGTGAGAAATAAATTTGACATCTATGGGGTAAAAAGTGGCTTACCATATCCAGCTTAATATTTGCATATCCATGACTGTTCTGGATATGGTAACTGATCATCTGGCCTGCATGGGATGTTTGAAATAGCCTCGATTCCGTATCTTTGTCCCCCTGCACGGCGTATATGCCTatctccgcctcctccgtCTGTCCCTTCCTGGCTTAATTCCGCTAAACTCCGTCATGCCACTTtcatcctctcctctccttaGTTGCTGTTAAAGAGACAGTCCTCCATGCGAAGGAGCAACCAACCCAGCCTCTTCCTTATTTCATTCCTCTCTCCACCTGTCTAAGCTAAGCAGTTGCGAATATTCTCTCAACCATGTCTGAAAAAGTGATTCTCTGTACCGGTGCCAACCAAGGCTTGGGTTTCGCCATCCTCCAGGTTGCTGGTCTGCGCCACCCAACAAACACCTATATCCTTTGCAGCCGGGATCTAAATGCTGGTCAACAGGCGGTCCAGAAGCTCAAAGATCTAGGTGTGACTGCTAAGATTGATTTGGTCGAGCTGGATGTCACCAATGACCAGCAGATCACTGCAGTCATCAACCATGTTACCAACACTTATGGTAGACTGGATGGTAAGCCAATCTCATTGCTCCCTATTCCAACCACAACATCATCACATTATCATCATAATAATAATTCTTCCTAAACAGTCTTGATCAACAACGCCGGTATCATTCGTCTTCCATCCAAAGATGATCTCTCAGCAGCCCGCAACACCTACAATGAAATCTTGAATGTCAACATTACTTCTGTTGCCCTTATCACCACTGCGTTTACTCCTCTTCTCTACAAGTCTTCAGCTCCCAAGGTCATCAACATCTCCTCCGGTCTGGGTAGCATCCAGAACTCCCTGACCAAAAAAATGGGCCGCTCCCCGCCATACGGTGCTAGCAAGATCGGAATGAACGGCCTCACAGTCCACATGCAGGTTGCTGAGAATGACCGCGTTGAAGCTGACACAGATGGGACTAGCGGCAAGCCGCGTATTCGATATTACGCCTGCGCTCCTGGCGCTCTCAAGACTGCATTCACCAACTACTGGCCGAATGGCAGATCTCCTGAGGATGGAGCAGAGGTGGCCGTTCATCTCCTTGCCGATGATACCAACAAGTACGATGGGGGCTCTTACTGGGAGTTTGTAGATAACGAGATGAAGATCGTTCCCTGGTAGATATCTGACAGGATTACCTTCCCGGGTTAGGACGGAGACAGGGACCAAATATTTGGATGCCTAATGTTGTATAGGCTTACAAATCAATGAGCAAAAAGCAATTAACCTGTCCTATTACtgatgtgacggttagcaggcGGCCAAAAAGGGCTACTCCGGCGGCTGTTTTAGGAGTGCTGTTAACCAACTCCCGTCTTGGCATCAGGGGAGGGTATTCCCACGGCCACAGGCTTTTCCTCCACGCCAGGCCTCTTGACGCTAGTCTCAAATGGGACTTTTGTTGCTATTTTGTTAACATCATCTATCAAATCGCTCTCGCTGCGGTCGCAAAAGATAGCCAGTTTGGCTCCCCTTGACCGTCATG
The sequence above is a segment of the Aspergillus chevalieri M1 DNA, chromosome 6, nearly complete sequence genome. Coding sequences within it:
- a CDS encoding uncharacterized protein (COG:S;~EggNog:ENOG410PPYC;~InterPro:IPR027443), with translation MRFAHGPRHSQLSSKIGTSGLKLEDANALGTRVPVSGDATVILTGWCAVILSGGHISAARHRVRRVPGVRRLSAFLFVAPDLDVPLKPLEGVLPVRKFSDMVKRGDMDADTFKQVMGKR
- a CDS encoding uncharacterized protein (COG:Q;~EggNog:ENOG410PX7C;~InterPro:IPR036291,IPR002347;~PFAM:PF08659,PF00106,PF13561;~go_process: GO:0055114 - oxidation-reduction process [Evidence IEA]), with protein sequence MSEKVILCTGANQGLGFAILQVAGLRHPTNTYILCSRDLNAGQQAVQKLKDLGVTAKIDLVELDVTNDQQITAVINHVTNTYGRLDVLINNAGIIRLPSKDDLSAARNTYNEILNVNITSVALITTAFTPLLYKSSAPKVINISSGLGSIQNSLTKKMGRSPPYGASKIGMNGLTVHMQVAENDRVEADTDGTSGKPRIRYYACAPGALKTAFTNYWPNGRSPEDGAEVAVHLLADDTNKYDGGSYWEFVDNEMKIVPW